A genomic window from Nodosilinea sp. FACHB-141 includes:
- a CDS encoding 5-formyltetrahydrofolate cyclo-ligase, with amino-acid sequence MTQPSASDLNHQAKSDLRRRLISARRSIPPQLWKQKSDRICAHLLNWSYFRQCRIILAYTSFRQEPDLSPLTAHHPHWGLPRCVDKNQLTWHYWSANSRWPLRKGSYGIIEPHPESPQVDLSLVDLILVPAVACDVRGYRLGYGGGYYDRLLSQPPWQSIPTVGIVFEYARLPTLPKDVWDKPLAGVCSESGLYLGGK; translated from the coding sequence GTGACCCAACCCTCTGCTTCCGATCTCAACCATCAGGCCAAATCCGATCTGCGCCGTCGCCTCATCAGCGCCCGCCGGAGCATTCCCCCCCAGTTGTGGAAGCAAAAGAGCGATCGCATCTGTGCCCACCTTCTCAACTGGAGCTATTTTCGCCAGTGCCGCATTATCCTGGCCTACACCAGCTTTCGCCAAGAGCCCGACCTCAGCCCCCTGACAGCGCACCATCCCCACTGGGGGCTGCCCCGCTGCGTCGATAAAAACCAGCTGACCTGGCACTACTGGTCGGCCAACAGCCGCTGGCCCCTGCGCAAAGGCTCCTACGGCATTATTGAACCCCACCCCGAATCGCCCCAGGTAGACCTGTCCCTAGTGGATCTCATCCTCGTGCCCGCTGTCGCCTGCGACGTGCGCGGCTATCGCCTCGGCTACGGCGGCGGATACTACGATCGCCTGCTCAGCCAGCCCCCCTGGCAAAGCATTCCCACCGTAGGCATCGTGTTCGAATACGCCCGCCTGCCCACCCTGCCCAAAGACGTCTGGGACAAACCCCTCGCCGGCGTCTGCTCCGAAAGCGGCCTCTACCTCGGCGGAAAATAA